From the Manis javanica isolate MJ-LG chromosome 13, MJ_LKY, whole genome shotgun sequence genome, one window contains:
- the LOC140845339 gene encoding uncharacterized protein isoform X1 produces MEDVPAVSSVPVLAVSTGDIPGVVSSPELEPLEPSGPGLRAPAGMAPGLIEPEADPEPTSPCAASTPCAVREEPPTILQFTPRLVAEQLTLMCAELFTKLTYSEWKANLWHQAPTRTIEHLAPTIHQIRQSGATANVVTSSCLGAPSMTDRDRARVVEFWIWVAKVSHGTAPGVHPGILGPAPLLGLLSGWVPGAAYTVSGPLLPGECGPGPTGPRGRGAGTVIPGPFLGLSYSPPPRRAAQQVPGVLRSLGVCLLKDRNSWGDRSREAGHALSSVFPPRSVWPSGTLLPYMPFSWPCSALLFVVWRAPGDMCPGG; encoded by the exons ATGGAGGACGTCCCAGCAGTGTCCTCAGTCCCGGTGCTAGCTGTGAGCACCGgggacatcccaggagtggtctcaagccccgagctggagcccctTGAGCCCTCAGGCCCGGGGCTCAGggcacctgcaggaatggcaccaGGCCTGATAGAGCCAGAGGCAGACccggagcccaccagcccctgtgccgcGAGCACCCCCTGTGCCGTGAGGGAGGAGCCGCCCACCATCCTGCAGTTCACCCCCCGCCTGGTGgctgagcagctgaccctgatgtgtgcg GAGCTGTTCACCAAGCTGACATATTCTGAATGGAAGGCCAACCTTTGGCACCAGGCACCGACAAGAACCATTGAGCACCTAGCCCCCACCATCCATCAGATCAGGCAATCTGGTGCCACAGCTAACGTGGTCACCTCCTCCTGCCTTGGGGCCCCGAGCATGACGGACcgggacagggcccgagtggtggagttctggatctgGGTGGCCAAGGTGAGTCATGGGACAGCCCCTGGGGTCCATCCTGGCATCTTGGGACCGGCTCCCCTCCTTGGTCTGCTGTCAGGATGGGTGCCTGGGGCTGCCTACACAGTAtctgggcccctcctgcctggGGAATGTGGACCTGGACCCACAGGCCccagggggcggggggcagggacagtcatccctggccccttccttgggttgagctacagtcctccacccaggagggctgctcagcaggtaccaggtgtgctgcgctccctgggtgtctgtctccttaaggacaggaattcatggggggacagaagcagagaagcaggccatgcgctcagctctgtcttccctcccaggagtgtctggccCTCAGGAACTTTGCTGCCCTacatgccattctcttggccctgcagtGCCCTGCTATTCGTCGTCTGGAGAGCACCTGGAGACATGtgtcctggtgggtag
- the LOC140845339 gene encoding ral-GDS-related protein-like isoform X2 has product MEDVPAVSSVPVLAVSTGDIPGVVSSPELEPLEPSGPGLRAPAGMAPGLIEPEADPEPTSPCAASTPCAVREEPPTILQFTPRLVAEQLTLMCAELFTKLTYSEWKANLWHQAPTRTIEHLAPTIHQIRQSGATANVVTSSCLGAPSMTDRDRARVVEFWIWVAKECLALRNFAALHAILLALQCPAIRRLESTWRHVSWWVVLYQGPGYLRGQGYP; this is encoded by the exons ATGGAGGACGTCCCAGCAGTGTCCTCAGTCCCGGTGCTAGCTGTGAGCACCGgggacatcccaggagtggtctcaagccccgagctggagcccctTGAGCCCTCAGGCCCGGGGCTCAGggcacctgcaggaatggcaccaGGCCTGATAGAGCCAGAGGCAGACccggagcccaccagcccctgtgccgcGAGCACCCCCTGTGCCGTGAGGGAGGAGCCGCCCACCATCCTGCAGTTCACCCCCCGCCTGGTGgctgagcagctgaccctgatgtgtgcg GAGCTGTTCACCAAGCTGACATATTCTGAATGGAAGGCCAACCTTTGGCACCAGGCACCGACAAGAACCATTGAGCACCTAGCCCCCACCATCCATCAGATCAGGCAATCTGGTGCCACAGCTAACGTGGTCACCTCCTCCTGCCTTGGGGCCCCGAGCATGACGGACcgggacagggcccgagtggtggagttctggatctgGGTGGCCAAG gagtgtctggccCTCAGGAACTTTGCTGCCCTacatgccattctcttggccctgcagtGCCCTGCTATTCGTCGTCTGGAGAGCACCTGGAGACATGtgtcctggtgggtagtcctgtaCCAGGGACCAGGGTACCTGAGGGGACAGGGATACCCCTAG